Proteins from one Erysipelothrix larvae genomic window:
- a CDS encoding ABC transporter ATP-binding protein, translated as MKYFEGYKLKTAIAILSKFIEAVFEIIIPLLMARLIDSGIVAGNDSVVYSSVVWMLILTLLGYLSALVCQYYASHISQIVGGRIRSDLMKHDLELSTDQVDAFSSSVLTNRITSDVLFIQDMIARVIRLGVRAPFLIVGTIVALFTINQKLSLALLIALPLFVGVIWGFMMLTMRGHAKATTQLDRVTARVSELLSGSRIIRAFSKQAHSDRVFNNDNDTLFKRQSTVGIFATLSSPFTTLMMNGLMVLLIYISGIQINLGSMTQGQTLAIINYCNQLLITLIVAMNLIMIISRGTNSLKRVKQVLNTQPRLSSDGDERIEKPFKLVFDRVSFSFPDEKRRVLNGISFTLEPGKTLGIIGLTGSGKSTLLKLIPRFMEISDGSICIDDSDLSDFNIHSLRDGIGYVPQNAQFIRGSLNDNITMRRFENPEEALTDAQGQDILSKGLDVLIEESGKNLSGGQKQRVNIARALAKKPKLLLFDDSFSALDAITTARLQKTLRTKYRDTAQIIASQRTSSVSHADWILVLDQGHILDEGTHESLLKTNEIYQRIYSLQQEGSD; from the coding sequence ATGAAATATTTTGAAGGATACAAACTAAAAACAGCAATCGCAATTTTATCAAAGTTCATAGAAGCGGTATTTGAAATCATTATACCGCTTTTAATGGCGCGTTTGATTGATTCAGGGATTGTTGCTGGAAATGATTCGGTTGTTTATTCAAGTGTGGTATGGATGCTTATTTTGACATTATTGGGGTATTTATCTGCCCTTGTCTGTCAATACTACGCATCTCATATTTCACAAATTGTCGGAGGGCGCATTCGATCGGATTTGATGAAACATGATTTAGAATTATCAACCGATCAAGTGGATGCATTTTCAAGCTCCGTCTTAACAAACCGTATTACCTCAGATGTCTTGTTTATTCAGGACATGATTGCACGGGTTATCCGTTTAGGCGTTCGTGCACCTTTTTTGATTGTAGGGACGATTGTAGCACTGTTTACCATTAATCAAAAACTATCCTTGGCATTATTGATTGCATTACCGCTTTTTGTTGGAGTTATCTGGGGATTTATGATGCTCACAATGAGAGGACATGCCAAAGCAACCACACAACTGGATCGTGTTACGGCGCGTGTAAGTGAACTATTGTCTGGGTCTCGCATTATTCGTGCATTCTCAAAACAAGCGCACAGTGATCGTGTCTTCAACAACGATAATGATACCTTGTTTAAACGTCAATCGACTGTAGGGATCTTTGCGACACTCTCGAGTCCTTTTACAACCTTAATGATGAATGGACTCATGGTCTTATTGATTTACATTTCTGGGATTCAAATTAACCTGGGGTCAATGACTCAAGGTCAAACACTCGCGATCATAAACTATTGTAACCAATTATTGATTACATTGATTGTTGCAATGAACTTAATCATGATTATTTCCAGAGGGACAAACTCATTAAAACGGGTGAAGCAAGTTTTAAATACACAACCACGCTTGAGCAGTGATGGTGATGAACGTATTGAGAAACCCTTTAAACTTGTTTTTGATCGTGTATCATTTAGCTTTCCAGATGAAAAACGTCGCGTCCTTAACGGGATATCATTTACACTTGAACCAGGTAAAACATTGGGTATTATTGGATTAACCGGCAGTGGGAAAAGTACCTTACTGAAGTTAATTCCACGCTTCATGGAAATTAGTGATGGCTCGATATGCATCGATGATTCTGATTTGAGTGACTTTAACATTCATTCCTTGCGCGATGGAATTGGTTATGTACCGCAAAACGCGCAGTTTATTCGGGGATCTCTCAATGATAACATCACGATGAGACGCTTTGAAAATCCAGAAGAAGCGCTCACCGATGCACAGGGTCAAGACATTTTGAGTAAGGGCTTGGATGTGTTGATTGAGGAGTCAGGGAAAAACTTATCGGGTGGACAAAAACAACGGGTTAATATTGCACGCGCTTTAGCAAAAAAACCTAAACTCTTACTTTTTGATGATAGTTTTTCTGCGCTAGATGCGATTACAACTGCACGTCTTCAAAAAACCTTGCGCACAAAATATCGTGATACAGCGCAAATTATTGCAAGTCAAAGAACAAGTTCAGTGTCTCATGCAGATTGGATTCTTGTTTTAGATCAAGGACACATTCTTGATGAAGGAACCCATGAGTCTCTTTTAAAAACAAATGAAATTTACCAACGTATTTATTCACTACAACAAGAAGGGAGCGATTGA
- a CDS encoding ABC transporter ATP-binding protein yields MKFTRRQLVGITLCIVLSFIAAYILVLTPKYLGSAVDLMVGKGNVDLSGVRKILLFSLGLYSAYFLLTWFVSWFANQIAVRFVKNIRSQLEYRLNRNPLSFLDTHPHGNLLSHFSIDGELLIDGLFQLISQLFSGVFVVLISLYFMLQVNVRMTLMVIAMVPVMYLTSSAIAKRSLVLYRRQQSLAGQLGGHVQEAMNNHQLILSSNYQKESVKDFEAIHAEYNEVGEKAQFLGALVNPTVRVINNISYVLIGLMGAYVSKNYGLTVGTLTSFISYSIIFSKPFNEFSAIVAQVMSAKASYDRILETLAYPIEEDRGEKMTLKGEVVSFEHVDFSYVKGHPIIQDLSLEIPPLSKVAIVGPTGAGKSTLINILMRFYDVDSGIIKIDGVDTSTLTKESLGNVMSIVLQDPWLFEGTIRQNIKYGKPHATDAEMIEVSIQAGCHDYIQSLDKGYDTKIDLGSQNISLGQKQMITIARALMVDAPILILDEATSNVDVLTEYKIQEVFRKIMAQRTSFFVAHRLATVVDSDVILVMREGKLVEQGTHKELMAHKGFYHTLFMSQFDSV; encoded by the coding sequence ATGAAATTTACACGTCGACAACTTGTTGGAATCACGCTATGTATCGTGCTCTCATTTATTGCTGCCTATATTCTTGTATTAACGCCAAAATATTTAGGAAGTGCTGTAGACTTAATGGTTGGAAAAGGAAATGTGGATCTGAGTGGTGTCAGAAAGATTCTCTTATTCTCATTAGGTCTATACAGTGCGTATTTTTTGTTAACATGGTTTGTTTCGTGGTTTGCGAATCAAATTGCAGTTCGTTTTGTGAAAAATATTCGTTCACAACTCGAATATCGTCTCAACCGCAATCCGCTCTCATTTCTTGATACACACCCCCATGGGAATCTTTTGAGTCATTTCTCAATTGATGGAGAGCTCTTAATCGATGGGCTCTTCCAACTAATCTCTCAATTATTCAGTGGTGTCTTTGTTGTCTTAATCTCTTTATATTTTATGTTGCAGGTAAATGTTCGAATGACCTTGATGGTTATCGCTATGGTGCCTGTGATGTATTTGACATCCAGTGCAATCGCTAAGCGATCGTTAGTACTGTATCGACGCCAACAATCCCTAGCAGGTCAGTTGGGAGGCCATGTTCAAGAGGCCATGAATAATCACCAGCTCATCCTAAGTTCAAACTATCAAAAAGAATCTGTGAAGGACTTCGAAGCAATTCATGCAGAGTATAATGAGGTAGGGGAAAAAGCACAATTTCTTGGGGCTCTTGTAAACCCAACCGTTCGTGTGATCAATAACATCAGTTATGTCTTGATTGGTCTTATGGGTGCTTATGTATCAAAGAACTATGGGCTTACAGTTGGGACACTCACCAGTTTTATTAGTTATTCCATTATCTTCTCAAAACCATTTAATGAATTTAGTGCAATTGTGGCTCAGGTTATGTCTGCAAAAGCAAGTTATGATCGGATTTTGGAAACTTTAGCGTATCCAATTGAAGAAGATCGTGGCGAAAAGATGACGTTAAAAGGTGAAGTCGTATCCTTTGAACATGTAGACTTCTCGTATGTAAAAGGGCATCCAATTATCCAAGATTTATCTCTTGAAATACCACCTCTGTCAAAAGTTGCGATTGTAGGACCAACAGGTGCTGGGAAATCAACGTTGATTAATATCTTAATGCGATTTTATGATGTTGATTCGGGCATTATTAAAATTGACGGTGTGGATACATCAACATTAACCAAAGAATCCTTAGGAAATGTCATGAGTATCGTACTCCAAGATCCTTGGTTGTTTGAAGGGACCATTCGTCAAAATATAAAATATGGCAAACCACATGCAACCGATGCGGAAATGATCGAAGTTTCAATTCAGGCCGGGTGTCATGATTATATTCAATCGCTTGATAAAGGTTATGATACAAAGATTGATTTAGGATCGCAAAATATCTCATTGGGTCAAAAACAAATGATAACAATCGCACGCGCTTTAATGGTTGATGCACCCATCTTAATTCTGGATGAAGCGACGTCAAATGTCGATGTATTGACTGAATACAAAATTCAAGAAGTGTTTCGAAAGATTATGGCTCAGCGAACCAGTTTCTTTGTGGCCCATCGATTAGCGACGGTTGTGGATTCAGATGTTATCCTTGTAATGCGTGAGGGTAAACTGGTTGAACAAGGAACGCATAAAGAGCTGATGGCACACAAAGGGTTTTATCACACATTATTTATGAGTCAGTTTGATTCAGTATAA
- a CDS encoding pectate lyase-like adhesive domain-containing protein — MKKFFRVLIALSFVFVQNITPVFAEGSTTGDVREVNNASQFLDALNSQSVYEIRLVNDIVISYDDTNNISKSFIVVNADKKIVGNNKTISFEGLMPNRHFGVFDFRGDTEISDLTIRAPHKADPEDENKDQYTPTVLSFGGKDKTVVVNNVTVRTAQDSNNLQVAVAVSTTNGNVTFDGLFIDGGRLFFNTPNTGKVTLKNSVISQANVSFKEKSGSDEILTFPNLGENRDYFAYMNEVDLTLSNTRLYVNEAKGKLPEKLVNFLNQLDPNALQDIKDATPTSKNSVLVKSGQGFTQSLKSSTVNNIVLGNDITDLSYDSEGTLFSVNHDVTIDGNENTLAFGKACVMPAKGVPVFDFSSNTTIKNLILFAPNKMDKATDRKEFTPTLFSFKGNDVSVNLENVTLNVANGSLNPQIAVYIYAKGNSKFTFDGVSIPSGRLYVAQSAAGSLEMTNSIISQENVMTHDDNLSDEILTLNSETFKIHGVKSRFVVNVRNVNTQTYLVNFLMDFLKETGIDLEISLNGLANFEKDTVQVNVGDRISLQSIHTLFGLVDGPNNTTQWSNVKVESNDVDNGYLVTTKAGNIKISVDYGFEVNGAFHTVQTFTFTLIVKSPQEPEVPTIDTEIVGDENISEEVNVDKIEVQFDESQFTSAVKRFEFGLPTITNSQQENIETQMLALLDGKYQAQQLIVLSIRPIGENGQKLQVVNGTVEITIPVPTSLDPKGSFAVFHVSEDGTLELLEHTVNNGFITFKATSFSNFVVANVESVVEETPVEPEVPTTPVVPETPTQPETPTQPETSKPDDSKNLPGAGLLNLSMIGFSMTGCGLLTLFEAHRKKRK; from the coding sequence ATGAAGAAGTTTTTTCGTGTTCTCATAGCACTCAGTTTCGTGTTTGTGCAGAACATTACGCCCGTTTTCGCTGAAGGGTCAACCACAGGTGATGTAAGGGAGGTAAACAATGCATCACAATTCCTTGACGCATTGAATTCACAATCAGTTTATGAGATTAGACTTGTTAATGATATTGTGATTTCCTACGATGATACAAACAATATTAGCAAGTCATTTATCGTAGTTAATGCTGACAAAAAAATTGTAGGAAATAATAAGACGATATCTTTTGAAGGATTGATGCCTAACAGACATTTTGGTGTCTTTGATTTTCGAGGGGATACAGAAATATCCGATCTCACAATCCGTGCACCCCATAAAGCTGATCCTGAAGATGAAAATAAAGATCAATACACGCCAACGGTTTTATCATTTGGTGGTAAGGATAAAACGGTAGTCGTTAATAATGTTACCGTGAGAACCGCACAAGACTCAAATAATCTTCAAGTGGCAGTTGCTGTATCAACAACCAATGGTAACGTTACATTTGATGGTTTGTTTATTGACGGGGGTCGTCTGTTCTTTAACACACCAAACACTGGGAAAGTGACACTCAAAAATAGTGTGATTTCACAAGCTAATGTATCTTTTAAAGAAAAAAGTGGTTCAGATGAAATCTTGACATTTCCAAATCTTGGGGAAAATCGAGACTACTTTGCGTACATGAACGAAGTTGACCTTACGCTATCAAATACACGGCTTTATGTGAATGAAGCAAAAGGTAAACTACCTGAGAAATTGGTTAACTTTTTGAATCAATTAGACCCAAATGCTTTACAAGACATAAAGGATGCCACTCCGACATCTAAAAATAGTGTGCTTGTAAAAAGTGGTCAAGGATTTACGCAATCACTAAAAAGTTCAACCGTAAACAACATTGTATTAGGCAATGATATCACAGATCTTTCCTATGATTCTGAAGGAACATTGTTTTCCGTAAATCATGACGTCACAATTGATGGGAATGAGAACACGCTTGCTTTTGGGAAAGCGTGTGTCATGCCTGCTAAAGGGGTACCGGTATTTGATTTCTCTTCGAATACAACAATCAAAAATTTGATTCTTTTTGCACCAAATAAGATGGATAAAGCGACGGATCGAAAAGAATTTACACCAACATTGTTCTCATTCAAGGGAAATGATGTCAGTGTAAATTTGGAAAACGTCACCTTAAATGTTGCGAATGGGTCCCTAAACCCTCAAATTGCAGTGTATATTTATGCAAAAGGTAACTCAAAATTCACCTTTGATGGCGTAAGTATTCCAAGTGGAAGACTGTATGTAGCACAAAGTGCTGCTGGTAGTCTTGAAATGACGAACTCAATCATCTCTCAAGAAAATGTCATGACCCACGATGACAATCTCAGTGATGAAATCTTAACCTTAAACTCTGAAACGTTTAAAATACATGGAGTAAAATCAAGATTTGTTGTGAACGTTCGAAATGTGAACACCCAAACGTATCTTGTGAACTTCCTCATGGATTTTCTTAAAGAAACCGGAATTGATCTTGAGATTTCACTGAATGGTCTTGCCAACTTTGAGAAAGATACAGTACAGGTAAATGTAGGAGATCGTATATCGCTTCAATCCATCCACACACTATTTGGACTTGTAGATGGACCAAATAATACAACACAATGGTCAAATGTTAAGGTAGAATCAAACGATGTTGATAATGGATATCTTGTTACAACAAAAGCTGGGAACATTAAAATCAGTGTTGATTATGGATTTGAAGTTAACGGTGCGTTCCATACAGTTCAAACTTTTACATTCACATTGATCGTGAAATCACCTCAAGAACCTGAAGTTCCAACAATAGACACTGAAATTGTTGGTGATGAAAATATTTCTGAAGAAGTAAATGTTGATAAAATTGAAGTGCAATTTGACGAAAGTCAATTTACTTCAGCAGTGAAACGCTTTGAATTTGGACTTCCAACAATTACAAATTCTCAACAGGAAAATATTGAAACACAAATGCTTGCTTTACTGGATGGTAAATATCAAGCACAACAACTCATTGTGTTAAGTATTCGTCCAATTGGAGAAAACGGTCAGAAACTACAAGTGGTAAATGGAACTGTGGAAATTACGATTCCTGTACCAACAAGCTTAGACCCTAAAGGATCATTTGCAGTATTCCACGTAAGTGAAGATGGAACACTGGAACTCCTAGAGCATACCGTTAACAATGGTTTTATTACATTTAAAGCTACGTCATTCAGCAATTTCGTTGTAGCGAATGTTGAATCAGTTGTTGAAGAAACACCTGTTGAACCAGAAGTACCAACAACACCTGTTGTACCTGAAACACCAACACAACCTGAGACACCAACACAACCTGAAACATCAAAACCGGATGATTCAAAGAATCTTCCAGGAGCAGGCTTGTTGAATCTAAGCATGATTGGGTTCTCGATGACTGGATGTGGACTCTTGACATTGTTTGAAGCGCATCGAAAAAAACGTAAATAA
- a CDS encoding ATP-binding cassette domain-containing protein, with protein sequence MIQFNNVSLSFGSQKILDNSSLTIKDGSMTALYGKSGSGKTTTLRIIAGLETNFSGSVTNTYSKCAYIFQDFNLFPHLSAMDNCLISFKANKTLNQDIIKRLDILFDEYQISNIKEKFPHQLSGGEKQRVAIIRSLIQNPDLLLVDEATSALDFANATIFMDMLSQLNQQGITIVFIAHDNRLVEQYATDVIYYE encoded by the coding sequence ATGATTCAATTTAACAATGTTTCCCTCTCTTTTGGGTCACAAAAAATTCTAGATAATTCATCACTCACAATCAAAGATGGATCAATGACTGCGCTTTATGGGAAAAGTGGTTCTGGAAAAACGACTACGCTTCGAATCATTGCTGGTCTTGAAACCAATTTTAGTGGCAGTGTCACAAACACTTATTCAAAATGTGCTTATATCTTTCAAGATTTTAATTTATTCCCTCACTTAAGTGCCATGGATAATTGCTTGATTTCATTTAAAGCCAATAAAACCTTAAATCAGGATATCATTAAGCGACTTGATATACTCTTTGATGAATATCAGATCAGTAATATTAAAGAGAAGTTTCCCCACCAGTTGAGCGGTGGTGAAAAACAACGCGTTGCGATCATCCGAAGTCTTATTCAAAACCCTGACTTATTGCTTGTGGATGAGGCAACCAGTGCTCTTGACTTTGCGAATGCGACAATCTTTATGGACATGCTTTCTCAACTGAATCAACAAGGCATTACGATAGTATTTATTGCCCACGATAACCGACTGGTAGAACAATACGCAACCGACGTCATTTATTATGAATAG
- a CDS encoding amino acid ABC transporter permease, translated as MSYWISLLPNLAKGFGISLNVYVVTLIVSMPIGLILGYISNTRPFIQKILSAYSWLFRGSPLLLQLYFVFYALPLILPIPLRDNRLFFAIITFILNYSAYFQEIFKGGFKTIGKGQWDAAKMLNISKINAFRYIIIPQVMRNTLYSISNECITLVKDTSLLAAVALPEMLMVAKEAVSRDLRVDALVLVGVGYLLFTALVVFVINIISKKLNMKGTSHDSI; from the coding sequence ATGAGTTACTGGATTTCTTTACTTCCAAATCTTGCGAAAGGATTTGGAATCAGCTTGAATGTATATGTGGTAACCCTCATTGTCTCCATGCCAATTGGACTCATATTAGGTTACATCAGTAATACACGACCTTTTATTCAAAAAATATTGAGTGCTTACTCATGGCTCTTTAGAGGTTCGCCACTTTTACTTCAACTCTACTTTGTTTTCTATGCACTCCCCCTCATCCTTCCAATTCCACTTAGAGACAATCGTCTCTTCTTTGCGATTATTACCTTTATTCTAAATTACAGTGCATATTTCCAAGAAATCTTTAAAGGGGGCTTTAAGACAATTGGAAAAGGACAATGGGATGCAGCGAAAATGTTGAATATTTCTAAAATTAACGCGTTCCGTTATATCATCATTCCTCAAGTCATGCGAAACACACTGTACTCAATCAGTAACGAATGCATTACGCTTGTGAAAGACACATCACTGCTTGCAGCGGTTGCACTTCCAGAGATGCTTATGGTTGCGAAAGAAGCCGTATCAAGGGATTTACGTGTCGATGCTTTAGTGCTTGTAGGCGTTGGTTACCTACTTTTCACCGCCTTGGTTGTGTTTGTGATTAATATCATCAGTAAAAAGTTAAACATGAAAGGAACATCTCATGATTCAATTTAA
- a CDS encoding amino acid ABC transporter substrate-binding protein, which produces MKRCFALILCILLLVGCGSSKNETFTVGFTDYPPMGFKDENGEIVGFDVDLATEVFKRLNMDVSFQYINWDSKILELNSGGIDAIWNGFTITQERQKEVLFTNSYLKNSIVVIVRADNDSIQTLDDLTDKHIAVESESSGQRILVETLEDGSFTLNRFTTINEALLDLKAGNSDAVVADEIYARYLIGKSDEYIVVPNISLQSEEYAIGLRKDDTEMQVKINDTLDAIIADGTLSEISIKWFGEDLIKR; this is translated from the coding sequence ATGAAACGATGCTTTGCACTGATACTTTGTATCTTACTTCTTGTAGGATGTGGTTCATCAAAAAATGAAACATTTACGGTAGGATTTACCGATTATCCACCAATGGGATTTAAAGATGAGAATGGAGAGATTGTCGGCTTCGACGTTGATCTTGCTACTGAAGTGTTTAAACGACTCAATATGGACGTATCCTTCCAATACATTAATTGGGATTCAAAAATCCTTGAATTAAACTCAGGTGGTATTGATGCAATTTGGAATGGTTTCACCATTACTCAAGAGCGTCAAAAAGAAGTCTTATTCACAAACAGCTATCTTAAAAACTCGATTGTTGTAATTGTACGTGCAGACAATGATTCAATTCAAACTTTGGATGATTTAACAGACAAACACATCGCCGTTGAATCCGAATCAAGTGGGCAACGTATCTTGGTAGAAACCCTTGAAGACGGATCCTTTACACTGAATCGATTCACAACCATTAATGAAGCGTTGTTAGATTTAAAAGCTGGAAACAGTGATGCTGTGGTTGCTGACGAAATCTATGCACGTTACCTTATTGGAAAGAGTGATGAATATATCGTGGTTCCAAATATATCACTGCAAAGTGAAGAGTATGCAATTGGACTTCGAAAAGATGACACGGAAATGCAAGTGAAAATAAATGATACACTTGATGCGATTATTGCAGATGGAACACTCTCAGAAATCAGCATCAAATGGTTCGGCGAGGATTTGATTAAACGATGA
- a CDS encoding YerC/YecD family TrpR-related protein translates to MEHKRLYDTILKLKDLQQAEAFFKDLCTEKELKDFSDRLEVAEKLLEGKTYDQISKETSASSATIARVNRAIMYGKGGYKSVIQNDS, encoded by the coding sequence GTGGAGCATAAACGTTTGTATGATACAATCTTAAAACTAAAGGATCTTCAACAAGCTGAAGCGTTTTTCAAAGACTTATGTACAGAAAAGGAATTGAAGGATTTTTCAGATCGGTTGGAAGTAGCTGAGAAACTTCTTGAAGGAAAAACCTACGATCAAATATCAAAGGAAACCTCAGCAAGCAGCGCAACCATTGCTCGGGTAAATCGGGCGATTATGTATGGTAAAGGTGGCTATAAATCTGTAATACAAAACGATTCATAA
- a CDS encoding response regulator transcription factor, translated as MRLLLAEDEQDLREAMVEILKQHHFSVDAVENGEEALEYIEFGDNYDCLILDIMMPVMDGISVIKALREQKRMIPILVLSAKSEIDDRVLGLDTGADDYLVKPFDVQELLARIRVLTRRPINEQTSTLTIGNVTLDRANYSIQTEKGQLVLPNKEFQILELLMVNPQNVISSDAIFSRVWGLDSDADQNTVWVTLSNLRRKLNVVDATLSIKSVRNVGYTLEVTQ; from the coding sequence ATGCGTTTATTATTAGCTGAAGATGAACAAGACTTAAGAGAAGCCATGGTTGAGATTTTGAAACAACATCATTTTAGCGTGGATGCAGTTGAAAATGGAGAAGAAGCTTTGGAGTATATTGAGTTTGGCGATAATTATGATTGCCTCATTCTGGATATTATGATGCCTGTGATGGATGGCATTAGTGTTATCAAAGCACTTCGCGAACAAAAAAGAATGATTCCAATATTAGTGTTAAGTGCTAAAAGTGAGATTGATGATCGCGTGTTGGGACTTGATACGGGTGCCGATGATTATTTAGTTAAACCGTTTGATGTTCAAGAACTACTTGCACGAATTCGTGTGTTAACACGACGTCCCATTAATGAACAAACATCAACCCTTACGATTGGGAATGTTACGTTGGATCGTGCGAACTATTCAATTCAAACTGAAAAAGGTCAGTTGGTGCTTCCAAATAAGGAGTTTCAGATTTTGGAGTTGCTTATGGTAAATCCGCAAAATGTTATATCCAGCGATGCAATCTTCAGTAGAGTATGGGGTTTAGACTCTGATGCTGATCAAAATACAGTATGGGTTACATTGTCCAATCTTAGACGTAAGCTCAATGTGGTTGATGCGACCCTATCGATAAAAAGTGTACGGAATGTTGGTTACACCCTTGAGGTTACCCAATGA
- a CDS encoding sensor histidine kinase has protein sequence MIRSLRRRIVLITLLSVGLVLTVMVGGVNIANYLQIINKADSTLEMLAENRGTFPNQSLPNRDRRPEERFETRYFSVLFDANYAVREIDVSSIFAVSSAQAVNFAGSVLESGSTKGFENNYRYLVVTEGNNTRIVFMDIQRDLESFQSLLFNSFLISFIGFGAVIGLSLFFSKILLKPVEEAYVKQKQFITDASHELKTPITIIKTNMDVLSLSNNDNKWIDSTKRQTDRMSIMVNDLLFLSKMDETQTLGINEDVNMKQLVEEVVHDYQPIISSDYKLSVQCEEAFCKGDPALLKRLINVVVENALRYGIKNQVIDLSLKKTRPHHFEFKILNASEISNVGNVESVFDRFTRMDDSRNQKTGGSGIGLSIAKSIVTLHQGTIHATVNKNHEFMITIKI, from the coding sequence ATGATACGCTCATTACGAAGACGCATTGTTTTAATCACCCTGCTTTCGGTCGGTCTTGTTTTAACGGTCATGGTTGGTGGAGTAAATATTGCGAACTATCTGCAGATAATCAATAAAGCTGACAGTACCCTGGAAATGCTCGCAGAAAATAGGGGGACCTTTCCCAACCAATCCTTACCCAATCGCGATCGACGGCCTGAAGAACGCTTTGAAACGCGATATTTTAGCGTTCTTTTCGATGCAAATTACGCTGTAAGGGAAATTGATGTATCCTCGATTTTCGCGGTATCCAGCGCCCAAGCTGTTAATTTTGCAGGGAGTGTATTAGAATCTGGAAGCACAAAAGGTTTTGAGAATAATTATCGATACCTTGTTGTGACTGAAGGAAATAATACCCGAATTGTATTTATGGATATACAACGGGATTTAGAATCCTTTCAATCACTCTTATTTAATAGCTTTCTAATTTCATTTATTGGTTTTGGTGCTGTAATTGGATTATCACTATTCTTCTCAAAAATACTTTTAAAGCCCGTTGAAGAAGCCTACGTCAAACAGAAACAGTTTATTACAGATGCAAGTCATGAGCTAAAAACGCCCATTACCATTATCAAAACAAACATGGACGTATTGTCCTTATCAAACAATGATAATAAATGGATTGACAGTACAAAACGTCAAACAGATCGTATGAGCATCATGGTCAATGATTTGTTGTTTCTCTCGAAGATGGATGAGACTCAAACATTGGGAATTAATGAGGACGTGAATATGAAACAACTTGTGGAAGAAGTTGTTCACGATTATCAACCCATCATTTCAAGTGACTACAAGCTGAGTGTACAGTGTGAAGAAGCATTCTGTAAGGGCGATCCAGCCTTACTCAAACGATTGATTAATGTTGTCGTTGAAAATGCCTTGAGATATGGAATCAAAAATCAGGTCATTGATCTTTCACTGAAAAAAACACGCCCTCATCATTTTGAATTTAAGATTTTAAATGCTTCTGAAATATCAAACGTTGGGAATGTTGAGTCAGTGTTTGATCGCTTTACGCGTATGGATGACTCTCGAAATCAAAAAACAGGCGGCAGTGGTATTGGTTTGTCCATTGCGAAATCAATTGTGACACTTCACCAAGGAACGATCCATGCTACTGTAAATAAAAACCATGAATTTATGATCACAATTAAGATTTAA